A genomic window from Methylorubrum extorquens includes:
- a CDS encoding class II glutamine amidotransferase — protein sequence MCELLGMSANVPTDIRFSFAALARRGGETGPHADGWGITFYEGRGCRSFHDPEPSARSELAKLLRRYPIKSRIVVAHVRKANRGRVSLENTHPFSRELWGRRWTFAHNGQLKGVKRLPLGRFEPIGTTDSEHAFCWMLSQLQERFPKPPRAATLEAAIAGYARILSERGVFNMLLTDSRVLYAHCGKRLCYLTRRAPFGTATLIDEDWRVDFAQETTETDIVTMIATRALTRDETWTELERGDTLVLTDGVVRVLKGATRQRPMPDIHGAA from the coding sequence ATGTGCGAACTGCTCGGAATGAGCGCGAATGTGCCGACCGATATCCGCTTCTCCTTCGCCGCCCTGGCCCGGCGCGGCGGCGAGACCGGCCCGCATGCCGACGGCTGGGGTATCACCTTCTACGAGGGGCGCGGTTGCCGCTCCTTCCACGACCCCGAGCCCAGTGCACGCTCCGAACTCGCCAAGCTCCTGCGCCGCTATCCGATCAAGAGCCGCATCGTCGTGGCCCATGTCCGCAAGGCCAATCGCGGGCGCGTCAGCCTCGAGAACACCCATCCCTTCTCCCGCGAGCTGTGGGGCCGGCGCTGGACCTTCGCCCATAACGGCCAGCTCAAGGGCGTGAAGCGGCTGCCGCTCGGCCGGTTCGAGCCGATCGGCACCACCGACAGCGAACACGCTTTCTGCTGGATGCTGTCGCAACTCCAGGAGCGCTTCCCCAAGCCGCCCCGCGCCGCGACCCTGGAGGCGGCCATTGCGGGTTACGCCCGCATCCTTTCGGAGCGCGGTGTTTTCAACATGCTGCTCACCGACAGTCGCGTGCTCTATGCCCATTGCGGCAAGCGGCTCTGCTACCTCACCCGCCGGGCGCCGTTCGGCACGGCGACGCTGATCGACGAGGATTGGCGGGTCGATTTCGCTCAGGAGACCACCGAGACAGATATCGTCACCATGATCGCCACGCGGGCGCTGACCCGCGACGAGACCTGGACTGAACTGGAGCGCGGCGACACCCTCGTTCTCACCGACGGGGTGGTGCGGGTGCTGAAGGGCGCGACGCGGCAGCGTCCGATGCCGGATATCCACGGCGCGGCCTGA
- a CDS encoding quinol:electron acceptor oxidoreductase subunit ActD, which yields MTERVFQPAAEPAPLYGAPVIGAGETVASIAAALAGSVLAPAGGFWRLGVAATLVPILVWAGLRSAVPVEFGPAGAAWWIGLAAGCLLISGLLLLAGVAWRCGIGRLTQTAALLCSGLAALHPAPVHPVSLGALLLASLGLWAAALLPDVAVLRDVAGPGSRRARLYRTLSAGWCGSALQWLAWERACRGFGLLGILAAVAVLIDLALAAALRTDRHDTLLPVALLVEAVLSGAGLTAALATTLRRSRGLDGLITGRHLDILGRLLLAFGLAALYCHVTEIVTALLYGDAAERARLTRRLFGDEAPAFWTLMLAGLLPTQLFWIPAIRRSALALGLIGALVAIGLGADHVLATRIGAAGASLADLLTAEVAMLGSAGLFVLGLLLLLRLVPPVGIAETRQLALAENAHAAPRAPEIAPNIRPGQLPGQPLAQSFGQPPGLIAIFASEAGLAEAARGVSGARAPRLEAFAPVPMPEVAGALHREERSLNRLALFGAFLGFAAFVAIRIAGLAGEMPDGPASVAALLARPLSWPDVWPPPWPASWPLSWAMAAVPALSAAAAGGVLGLGVALVSALRTGRTGRVLPSALAGHFVLTIEPSGTPFIPAALARRLNALPADAGRPLALYGPAAGEPQR from the coding sequence ATGACCGAACGCGTGTTTCAGCCTGCGGCCGAGCCCGCTCCCCTCTACGGCGCGCCGGTGATCGGGGCCGGGGAGACGGTCGCTTCGATCGCCGCCGCGCTCGCGGGGAGCGTGCTCGCGCCCGCCGGTGGCTTTTGGCGGCTCGGCGTCGCCGCAACCCTCGTCCCGATCCTCGTCTGGGCCGGTCTGCGCTCGGCCGTGCCCGTCGAATTCGGTCCGGCCGGCGCCGCGTGGTGGATCGGGCTCGCTGCGGGCTGCCTGCTGATCTCGGGGCTGCTGCTCCTCGCGGGCGTCGCGTGGCGCTGCGGGATCGGGCGCCTGACGCAGACCGCTGCCCTGCTCTGCTCAGGTCTCGCCGCGCTCCACCCGGCGCCGGTCCATCCGGTGAGCCTCGGGGCCTTGCTCCTGGCCAGCCTCGGCCTCTGGGCGGCAGCGCTCCTTCCGGATGTAGCGGTGTTACGCGACGTCGCGGGGCCGGGTTCCCGACGCGCCCGCCTCTACCGGACGTTGTCCGCCGGCTGGTGCGGTTCGGCGCTGCAATGGCTCGCCTGGGAGCGGGCCTGCCGCGGCTTCGGCCTGCTCGGCATTCTCGCGGCGGTGGCGGTGCTGATCGATCTTGCGCTCGCCGCCGCCCTGCGCACCGACCGGCACGACACCTTGCTCCCCGTCGCCCTTCTGGTCGAGGCGGTGCTCTCGGGTGCCGGGCTGACCGCGGCGCTCGCCACGACCCTGCGCCGAAGCCGCGGGCTCGACGGCCTCATCACCGGCCGGCATCTCGATATCCTCGGGCGGCTGCTGCTCGCCTTCGGCCTTGCCGCCCTCTATTGCCACGTCACCGAGATCGTCACCGCCCTGCTCTACGGCGACGCTGCCGAGCGGGCGCGCCTGACGCGCAGGCTCTTCGGCGACGAGGCGCCCGCTTTCTGGACACTCATGCTCGCCGGGCTTCTCCCCACGCAATTGTTCTGGATCCCCGCGATCCGCCGCAGCGCCCTCGCCCTCGGTCTGATCGGCGCCCTCGTCGCCATCGGTCTCGGAGCGGATCACGTGCTTGCCACGCGGATCGGGGCGGCGGGGGCAAGCCTCGCGGATCTCCTGACCGCGGAGGTCGCCATGCTGGGGTCCGCCGGGCTGTTCGTCCTCGGCCTGCTGCTTCTTCTCCGCCTCGTGCCGCCGGTCGGAATCGCCGAGACGCGCCAGCTCGCCCTCGCCGAGAACGCGCACGCCGCGCCGCGGGCGCCGGAGATCGCGCCGAACATCCGGCCGGGCCAGCTCCCCGGCCAGCCTCTCGCTCAATCGTTTGGCCAGCCCCCCGGCCTCATCGCGATCTTCGCCTCGGAGGCCGGGCTCGCCGAGGCGGCGCGGGGGGTCTCGGGGGCCCGCGCGCCCCGCCTCGAGGCCTTCGCTCCGGTGCCGATGCCGGAGGTTGCCGGCGCCCTGCACCGAGAGGAGCGAAGCCTGAACCGCCTCGCGCTGTTCGGTGCCTTTCTCGGATTTGCGGCCTTCGTCGCCATCCGCATCGCCGGCCTTGCCGGGGAAATGCCGGACGGGCCGGCGAGCGTGGCGGCGCTCCTCGCCCGGCCGCTTTCGTGGCCCGATGTCTGGCCCCCTCCCTGGCCGGCCTCCTGGCCGTTATCCTGGGCGATGGCAGCGGTGCCGGCCCTCTCCGCCGCGGCGGCGGGTGGAGTGCTCGGCCTCGGCGTGGCGCTCGTCTCCGCTCTGAGAACAGGGCGGACCGGCCGCGTCCTCCCCTCCGCTCTGGCCGGACATTTCGTCCTGACGATCGAGCCCTCCGGCACGCCGTTCATTCCGGCGGCCCTCGCCCGGCGCCTGAACGCCCTGCCGGCGGATGCGGGACGCCCCCTCGCCCTCTACGGCCCCGCCGCCGGGGAGCCGCAGCGGTGA
- a CDS encoding ATP-binding cassette domain-containing protein: MERDPVLFAWASSPRRHAAALGLAVGLGGPLALFVLLCLRDLIAVLTRSSPDFLPFLRIALPLPGHHGDEAPILFQGWSLPPTELPLIALTSLAAAALLLAALGAAVAYLCFSVQARATARLRARATEAILASPPGAREDLRALPGLVGQALARMGPLSAVGIVVPGLTLAAILLALVMAELAAPRLVPVIALLLAAVGLARVLLASRTAARHSLRQADTAATETGLRDLIRRMPAVRAHGAAAFERRRLGLRARAARSALVRAEARLAYARAPALALVVILPALLVATALWQGEAATEADNVLPGALVAAAGAFALAATLVAISLRLWSQHRAVAPLFRSIAETLDALSPRLPGKSSRSAAPFPKTGALVAKGVGAYDPGSGERLTGVDLALPMPAHVAIVGHRGSGSRALAALLAGQIEPTAGAVTYGGTDLRAFDSAERARRIALAGSEAILIEGTLRQNLLYGARSGDREASGLAERIAILKLTGLDAFVYERGLEASVDPEDDPATAEAVVAARWAVRDALASEGMARLVEPFDPARYNHQADIGENILFGEAVSPAFTQARLAAHPYLRAVLEAEDLTRTLVDVGLQVARSTVEIFSDLPDDHPLFESFSLFPAAERGYFEDLVARQPEARGFRRGPAGHRDRERLIGLALRYSETRHRFGLIDEALEQRLVAARHSFAAMLPPRYREKVEFYDPSRLTAAASLEENLLFGRITQGEAGAEGRVRALVRRVLAEQGLEPTVYRLGLAARIEAGVAVAGQGQRAVLGEGAIGPRERVAIEFVRCLVRRPDILVVGLSLDDRKPDEITARIERLRALRAGAALIVCLPDEDTLNRQAPFDAVLRVERNTVVTGESRETEAVTA; this comes from the coding sequence ATGGAGCGTGATCCCGTCCTGTTCGCCTGGGCCTCGTCCCCGCGTCGGCACGCGGCGGCGCTCGGGCTGGCGGTGGGCCTCGGCGGACCGCTGGCGCTGTTCGTGCTGCTGTGCCTGCGCGACCTGATCGCGGTACTGACCCGCAGCAGCCCGGACTTCCTGCCCTTCCTGCGGATCGCCCTGCCGCTGCCGGGCCATCACGGCGACGAAGCGCCGATCCTGTTCCAAGGGTGGAGCCTGCCGCCCACGGAACTTCCGCTGATCGCGCTGACCTCGCTCGCCGCCGCGGCCCTGCTGCTGGCCGCCCTGGGGGCCGCGGTCGCGTATCTCTGCTTCTCCGTTCAGGCCCGGGCCACGGCGCGGCTGCGGGCGCGGGCCACCGAGGCGATCCTCGCCTCGCCGCCCGGTGCCCGCGAGGATCTCCGGGCGCTGCCCGGCCTCGTCGGCCAAGCCCTGGCGCGGATGGGTCCGCTCTCGGCGGTCGGCATCGTCGTGCCCGGCCTGACGCTCGCGGCGATCCTGCTCGCCCTCGTCATGGCGGAACTCGCCGCCCCGCGCCTCGTGCCGGTGATCGCGCTGTTGCTCGCCGCCGTCGGGCTCGCCCGGGTTCTGCTCGCCAGCCGCACCGCCGCCCGGCACAGCCTGCGCCAGGCCGACACCGCCGCGACGGAGACGGGCCTGCGCGACCTGATCCGGCGGATGCCGGCGGTGCGCGCCCACGGGGCGGCGGCGTTCGAACGCCGTCGCCTCGGACTTCGGGCGCGGGCGGCGCGCAGCGCGCTGGTGCGGGCGGAGGCCCGGCTCGCTTATGCGCGGGCCCCGGCACTCGCCCTCGTCGTGATCCTGCCCGCGCTCCTCGTCGCCACCGCCCTGTGGCAGGGCGAGGCCGCGACCGAGGCCGACAACGTCCTACCCGGAGCGCTGGTCGCCGCAGCCGGTGCCTTTGCGCTGGCGGCAACCCTCGTGGCGATCAGCCTGCGGCTGTGGAGCCAGCACCGGGCGGTCGCCCCCCTGTTCCGTTCCATCGCCGAGACGCTGGACGCCCTGAGCCCCCGCCTGCCGGGGAAGAGCTCGCGGAGCGCGGCCCCATTCCCGAAGACGGGCGCCCTGGTCGCCAAGGGCGTCGGCGCCTACGATCCCGGCAGCGGCGAGCGGCTGACCGGCGTCGATCTCGCCCTACCGATGCCGGCGCATGTGGCGATCGTGGGTCACCGCGGCAGCGGATCGCGGGCGCTCGCGGCCCTGCTCGCCGGGCAGATCGAGCCCACCGCCGGCGCGGTCACCTATGGCGGTACCGACCTGCGCGCCTTCGACTCCGCCGAGCGCGCCCGCCGGATCGCGCTGGCCGGCTCGGAGGCGATCCTGATCGAGGGGACGCTGCGCCAGAACCTGCTCTACGGCGCCCGCAGCGGCGACCGCGAAGCCTCGGGGCTGGCCGAGCGCATCGCCATCCTCAAGCTCACCGGGCTCGACGCCTTCGTCTACGAGCGGGGCCTCGAGGCCTCCGTCGACCCGGAAGACGATCCCGCTACGGCGGAAGCGGTCGTCGCCGCCCGCTGGGCGGTGCGCGATGCGCTGGCGAGCGAGGGCATGGCTCGGCTCGTCGAGCCGTTCGACCCGGCCCGCTACAACCATCAGGCCGATATCGGCGAGAACATCCTGTTCGGCGAGGCGGTGAGCCCGGCCTTCACGCAAGCGCGGCTCGCGGCGCATCCCTACCTGCGTGCCGTGCTGGAAGCAGAAGATCTCACCCGCACCCTGGTCGATGTCGGGCTCCAGGTCGCCCGCTCCACCGTCGAGATTTTTTCGGATTTGCCAGACGACCACCCTCTGTTCGAGAGCTTCTCGCTGTTTCCGGCGGCCGAGCGGGGTTACTTCGAGGATCTGGTCGCGCGCCAGCCCGAGGCCCGCGGTTTCCGCCGCGGTCCGGCCGGGCACCGCGACCGCGAGCGGCTGATCGGGCTGGCGCTCCGTTACAGCGAGACGCGCCACCGCTTCGGTCTGATCGACGAGGCGCTGGAACAGCGTCTGGTCGCCGCCCGCCATTCCTTCGCGGCGATGCTGCCGCCACGCTATCGCGAAAAGGTCGAGTTCTACGATCCCTCCCGGCTCACCGCCGCCGCGAGCCTGGAGGAGAACCTGCTGTTCGGGCGCATCACCCAAGGTGAGGCGGGCGCCGAGGGACGGGTGCGCGCTCTGGTGCGCCGGGTGCTCGCCGAGCAGGGGCTGGAGCCCACCGTCTACCGGCTCGGCCTCGCGGCGCGGATCGAGGCGGGCGTCGCGGTGGCGGGCCAAGGCCAGCGCGCGGTGCTGGGGGAGGGCGCTATCGGCCCGCGCGAGCGGGTGGCGATCGAGTTCGTGCGCTGCCTCGTGCGCCGTCCGGACATCCTCGTGGTCGGACTCTCGCTCGACGACCGCAAGCCCGACGAGATCACCGCCCGCATCGAGCGCCTGCGGGCGCTGCGCGCCGGGGCCGCGCTGATCGTCTGCCTGCCCGACGAGGACACCCTCAACCGACAGGCGCCGTTCGACGCGGTGCTTCGGGTGGAGCGCAACACGGTGGTCACGGGCGAGTCCCGGGAAACCGAGGCGGTCACGGCCTGA
- a CDS encoding MucR family transcriptional regulator: MSDNSQVSQHDRIELAADLVSAYVSNNSLPSPELAGLIVQVHAALVALSAPQAPKEEEVERATPAQIKKSITPDALISFIDGKPYKTLKRHLTTHGLDIEGYRRRYGLPADYPTVSSNYSAARSALAKDLGLGQQRRKSSAKTAEPVDEVVAEAAPEPRRKTAAEGRKTGGRRKAA, from the coding sequence ATGTCGGATAACAGTCAGGTCTCGCAACACGACCGTATCGAGCTCGCTGCCGATCTCGTCTCGGCTTATGTCTCCAACAACTCTCTGCCATCGCCCGAACTCGCGGGTTTGATTGTTCAGGTTCATGCCGCCCTCGTCGCCCTGTCGGCCCCGCAGGCGCCCAAGGAAGAAGAAGTCGAGCGGGCGACACCGGCACAGATCAAGAAGTCGATCACGCCGGATGCCCTGATCTCCTTCATCGACGGCAAGCCCTACAAGACGCTCAAGCGGCACCTGACCACGCACGGTCTCGACATCGAGGGCTACCGCCGCCGCTACGGCCTGCCGGCCGATTATCCGACGGTCTCCTCCAACTATTCGGCCGCGCGCTCTGCCCTCGCCAAGGATCTCGGCCTCGGCCAGCAGCGCCGCAAATCCTCGGCGAAGACCGCGGAGCCGGTCGATGAGGTGGTGGCGGAAGCAGCTCCCGAGCCGCGCCGCAAGACCGCCGCGGAAGGCCGCAAGACCGGCGGGCGCCGCAAGGCCGCCTGA
- a CDS encoding sigma-70 family RNA polymerase sigma factor, which translates to MRNDTEATLDRPAMTDGRPKLSDSIRSHLGDHLRSVYDTLGAGEDTPSRFSELIGKLEAALKAQGERIDPEFRNGLLSAVPSLRAFALSLTSNPARSDDLVQDTLLKGWQHRARFQPGTNLNAWLFTILRNIFYSDHRKRVREVEDQDGSYAARLATAPHQGDRLDVEDLQTALAKLPPDQREALVLVGAEGVSYEEAATIMGCKVGTVKSRVSRARGRLAELLGYDEEDLSSDRLIQSAMPDA; encoded by the coding sequence ATGCGTAACGATACCGAAGCGACCCTGGATCGTCCCGCGATGACAGACGGCCGTCCCAAACTTTCCGACTCGATCCGCAGCCATCTCGGCGATCATCTGCGCAGCGTGTACGACACGCTCGGCGCCGGCGAGGACACGCCGTCACGCTTCTCCGAGCTGATCGGCAAGCTCGAAGCGGCCCTCAAGGCCCAGGGCGAGCGGATCGATCCCGAATTCCGCAACGGCCTGCTCTCCGCAGTGCCGTCCCTGCGCGCCTTCGCCCTGTCGCTGACCTCGAACCCGGCGCGCTCCGACGACCTCGTGCAGGACACCCTGCTCAAGGGCTGGCAGCACCGCGCCCGCTTCCAGCCGGGCACGAACCTCAACGCATGGCTCTTCACGATCCTGCGCAACATCTTCTACTCGGATCACCGCAAGCGCGTGCGCGAGGTCGAGGATCAGGACGGCTCCTACGCCGCACGCCTCGCCACCGCGCCGCATCAGGGCGACCGGCTCGACGTCGAGGATCTGCAGACGGCGCTCGCCAAGCTGCCGCCGGACCAGCGCGAGGCCCTCGTGCTGGTGGGTGCCGAGGGTGTCTCCTACGAGGAGGCGGCGACCATCATGGGCTGCAAGGTCGGCACGGTGAAGAGCCGCGTCAGCCGCGCCCGCGGCCGCCTCGCCGAACTCCTCGGGTATGACGAGGAGGACCTCTCCTCCGACCGTCTCATCCAGTCGGCGATGCCCGACGCCTGA